The Kitasatospora paranensis genome has a window encoding:
- a CDS encoding MarR family winged helix-turn-helix transcriptional regulator: MTTTSPGTAGRHDPLDPRLHHQVAVFARRLEQVRHTAVGSLDRAGYLLLDELQRHGPVSVKALAAALGVDSSTVTRQAAPLVEADLVGRVPYPADRRAVHLALTPLGGRRLAEVQAGREELMHRLTADWPADERRAFCALLARFNDSLESYAAGQGGAP, encoded by the coding sequence ATGACGACCACCTCGCCCGGGACCGCCGGCCGCCACGACCCCCTCGACCCCCGACTGCACCACCAGGTGGCGGTGTTCGCCCGCCGGCTGGAGCAGGTCCGGCACACCGCGGTGGGCTCCCTGGACCGCGCCGGGTACCTGCTGCTCGACGAACTGCAGCGGCACGGCCCGGTCAGCGTCAAGGCGCTGGCCGCCGCGCTCGGCGTGGACTCCTCCACCGTCACCCGGCAGGCCGCGCCGCTGGTGGAGGCCGACCTGGTCGGCCGGGTGCCGTACCCGGCCGACCGGCGGGCGGTGCACCTCGCGCTCACCCCGCTCGGCGGCCGGCGGCTCGCCGAAGTCCAGGCCGGACGGGAGGAGCTGATGCACCGCCTGACGGCGGACTGGCCCGCCGACGAGCGGCGGGCCTTCTGCGCCCTGCTGGCCCGCTTCAACGACTCCCTGGAGTCGTACGCCGCGGGCCAGGGCGGCGCGCCCTGA
- a CDS encoding ATP-binding cassette domain-containing protein, with translation MAPAIQAENLVKTFGDVRALDGVSLDVPEGTVLGLLGPNGAGKTTTVRVLTTLLRPDSGRATVAGLDVLAHPNRVRSLIGLSGQYAAVDEYLTGRENLQMVGELYQMSARDAKARARELLEWFNLTEAADRTAKTYSGGMRRRLDLAAALVVRPPVMFLDEPTTGLDPRNRLALWDVIETLVEQGTTLLLTTQYLEEADRLAHDIAVVDHGKVIARGTADELKAQIGGERIEVVVHRADETSEALAALAPYAKGDPAVEKNTRRITVPVSGGAKVLADVIRELDARSIEIDDIGLRRPTLDDVFLSLTGHATAAEENGEDGSQQPAKGRRGHGKES, from the coding sequence ATGGCGCCAGCCATCCAAGCCGAGAACCTGGTCAAGACCTTCGGTGACGTCCGCGCCCTCGACGGGGTCAGCCTCGACGTCCCCGAAGGCACCGTGCTGGGCCTGCTCGGCCCCAACGGAGCCGGCAAGACCACCACCGTCCGCGTCCTCACCACCCTGCTGCGCCCCGACTCCGGGCGCGCCACGGTGGCCGGCCTGGACGTGCTCGCCCACCCCAACCGGGTGCGCAGCCTGATCGGCCTGTCCGGCCAGTACGCCGCCGTCGACGAGTACCTGACCGGCCGCGAGAACCTCCAGATGGTCGGCGAGCTCTACCAGATGAGCGCCCGCGACGCGAAGGCCCGCGCGCGGGAGCTGCTGGAGTGGTTCAACCTCACCGAGGCCGCCGACCGCACCGCCAAGACCTACTCCGGCGGCATGCGCCGGCGCCTCGACCTGGCCGCCGCCCTGGTCGTCCGCCCGCCGGTGATGTTCCTCGACGAGCCCACCACCGGCCTGGACCCCCGCAACCGCCTCGCGCTGTGGGACGTCATCGAGACCCTGGTGGAGCAGGGCACCACCCTGCTGCTCACCACGCAGTACCTGGAGGAGGCCGACCGTCTCGCCCACGACATCGCGGTGGTCGACCACGGCAAGGTGATCGCCCGCGGCACCGCCGACGAGCTGAAGGCGCAGATCGGCGGCGAGCGGATCGAGGTCGTCGTGCACCGCGCCGACGAGACCTCCGAGGCCCTGGCCGCCCTCGCCCCGTACGCCAAGGGCGACCCGGCGGTGGAGAAGAACACCCGCCGGATCACCGTGCCGGTCAGCGGCGGCGCCAAGGTGCTCGCCGACGTGATCCGCGAGCTCGACGCCCGCTCCATCGAGATCGACGACATCGGCCTGCGCCGCCCCACCCTCGACGACGTGTTCCTCTCGCTCACCGGCCACGCCACCGCGGCCGAGGAGAACGGCGAGGACGGCTCGCAGCAGCCCGCCAAGGGCCGCCGCGGCCACGGGAAGGAGTCCTGA
- the trhA gene encoding PAQR family membrane homeostasis protein TrhA, whose amino-acid sequence MKPTWRGWLHAGMFPASVAAGIVLICLADSTAARIACTVYSVSAWMLFGVSAVYHRFTWGARGEAVLRRLDHANIFLIIAGTYTPFTILLLHGASRQLLLWAVWGGALLGIAFRVFWVGAPRWLYTPVYLALGWAAAFFLPDFLHTGGAAVLTLMIVGGGLYSLGGIVYGLKRPNPSPLRFGFHEVFHAFTLGAFVVQYVGVSIVAYSAAA is encoded by the coding sequence GTGAAGCCCACGTGGCGCGGCTGGCTGCACGCCGGCATGTTCCCCGCCTCGGTGGCCGCCGGAATCGTCCTGATCTGCCTGGCCGACTCCACCGCCGCCCGCATCGCCTGCACCGTCTATTCGGTGAGTGCCTGGATGCTCTTCGGCGTGAGCGCGGTCTACCACCGGTTCACCTGGGGCGCGCGGGGCGAGGCCGTGCTGCGCCGCCTCGACCACGCCAACATCTTCCTGATCATCGCGGGCACCTACACCCCGTTCACCATCCTGCTGCTGCACGGCGCCAGCCGGCAGCTGCTGCTCTGGGCGGTGTGGGGCGGCGCCCTGCTGGGGATCGCCTTCCGGGTGTTCTGGGTCGGCGCGCCGCGCTGGCTCTACACCCCGGTCTACCTCGCGCTCGGGTGGGCGGCCGCCTTCTTCCTGCCGGACTTCCTGCACACCGGCGGCGCGGCGGTGCTGACCCTGATGATCGTCGGCGGCGGCCTCTACAGCCTCGGCGGGATCGTGTACGGCCTCAAGCGGCCGAACCCGTCACCGCTCCGGTTCGGCTTCCACGAGGTGTTCCACGCCTTCACTCTCGGGGCCTTCGTGGTGCAGTACGTCGGCGTCTCGATCGTCGCCTACAGCGCCGCCGCCTGA
- a CDS encoding papain-like cysteine protease family protein — protein sequence MPTPRTRLRRAFAALVLGVLVPALTLTAGAPAQAASKILNITMQQQQQDNWCWAASGDTIASYYGYGYSQNQFCNLAFGRSLDSSCPNSQATLGDVQNAVARIGISTGRYVTGYLSYATVQGEVNAGRPMETRIQWSSGGGHMLVLYGYDTANNWVYWGDPWPSDYRYNWADYRYYVDNGSFSWTHSLYRIGA from the coding sequence ATGCCAACTCCCCGGACCCGCCTGCGCCGTGCGTTCGCCGCACTGGTGCTGGGCGTCCTGGTACCGGCCCTGACGCTGACCGCCGGCGCCCCGGCCCAGGCCGCCTCGAAGATCCTCAACATCACGATGCAACAGCAGCAGCAGGACAACTGGTGCTGGGCCGCGAGCGGCGACACGATCGCCTCCTACTACGGCTACGGCTACAGCCAGAACCAGTTCTGCAACCTCGCGTTCGGCCGGTCGCTCGACAGCAGCTGCCCCAACAGCCAGGCGACCCTCGGCGACGTGCAGAACGCCGTCGCCCGGATCGGCATCAGCACCGGCCGGTACGTCACCGGCTACCTGTCCTACGCCACCGTGCAGGGCGAGGTGAACGCCGGACGGCCGATGGAGACCCGCATCCAGTGGTCCTCCGGCGGCGGCCACATGCTCGTGCTGTACGGCTACGACACCGCGAACAACTGGGTCTACTGGGGCGACCCGTGGCCGTCCGACTACCGCTACAACTGGGCGGACTACCGGTACTACGTCGACAACGGATCGTTCTCCTGGACCCACTCCCTGTACCGGATCGGCGCGTGA
- the greA gene encoding transcription elongation factor GreA produces the protein MTQTSDDVTWLTQSGYDQLKAELEHLTGPWRTEIAQKIEAAREEGDLKENAGYHAAKEEQGKYEARIRQLTQLLERAKVGEAPADSGIVAPGMVVTVAFDGDKDDTMRFLLGSREVAGEDLDIYSPQSPLGRSINGKKIGEDATYELPNGKRASVTIIEAKPHAG, from the coding sequence GTGACCCAGACCAGCGATGACGTGACCTGGCTCACTCAGTCCGGCTACGACCAGCTCAAGGCCGAGCTGGAGCACCTGACCGGCCCCTGGCGCACCGAGATCGCCCAGAAGATCGAGGCGGCGCGCGAGGAGGGTGACCTCAAGGAGAACGCCGGCTACCACGCGGCCAAGGAGGAGCAGGGCAAGTACGAGGCCCGGATCCGCCAGCTCACCCAGCTGCTGGAGCGCGCCAAGGTCGGCGAGGCCCCGGCCGACTCCGGCATCGTCGCCCCCGGCATGGTCGTGACCGTCGCCTTCGACGGCGACAAGGACGACACCATGCGCTTCCTGCTCGGCTCCCGCGAGGTGGCCGGCGAGGACCTGGACATCTACTCCCCGCAGTCGCCGCTCGGCCGTTCCATCAACGGCAAGAAGATCGGCGAGGACGCCACCTACGAGCTGCCGAACGGCAAGCGCGCCAGCGTGACGATCATCGAGGCCAAGCCGCACGCCGGCTGA
- the ilvA gene encoding threonine ammonia-lyase: MQSWPITLDDVRGAHKMLAGVARVTPMESSRYLSALVGAPVHLKCENLQRTGSFKLRGAYVRIAGLTPVQKAGGVVAASAGNHAQGVALAASLLGVHSTVFMPLGAPLPKVAATREYGAEVRLHGATVDETLLAAQRWSEATGAVFIHPFDHWDVVTGQATVGLEILEQCPEVRTILVGVGGGGLIAGIAAAVKPLRPDVRVVGVQAAGAAAYPPSLAAGRPVSLERVATMADGIMVGRPGDIPFEVVNTLADGVLTVSEDALSRALLVGLERLKLVVEPAGASPIAALLERPEACEGPVVAVLSGGNIDPQLMQRVLRHGLAAAGRYLSLRVRLADKPGSLAALLAVLTRLDANVLDVAHVRIDPQLGLAEVEVDLHLETKGPEHCAAVMGELRDAGFVVAR; encoded by the coding sequence ATGCAGAGCTGGCCGATCACCCTCGACGACGTCCGCGGTGCCCACAAGATGCTGGCCGGGGTCGCCCGGGTCACCCCGATGGAGAGCAGCCGGTACCTGTCCGCGCTGGTCGGCGCCCCCGTGCACCTCAAGTGCGAGAACCTCCAGCGCACCGGCTCCTTCAAGCTGCGCGGCGCGTACGTGCGGATCGCCGGGCTGACCCCGGTGCAGAAGGCGGGCGGCGTGGTCGCCGCCAGCGCCGGCAACCACGCGCAGGGAGTCGCGCTGGCGGCCTCGCTGCTGGGCGTCCACTCGACGGTCTTCATGCCGCTGGGCGCGCCGCTGCCGAAGGTCGCGGCGACCCGGGAGTACGGCGCCGAGGTGCGCCTGCACGGTGCCACGGTGGACGAGACGCTGCTCGCCGCGCAGCGCTGGTCGGAGGCGACCGGCGCGGTGTTCATCCACCCCTTCGACCACTGGGACGTGGTCACCGGTCAGGCGACGGTGGGCTTGGAGATCCTGGAGCAGTGCCCGGAGGTGCGCACCATCCTGGTCGGGGTGGGCGGCGGCGGGCTGATCGCCGGGATCGCCGCCGCGGTCAAGCCGCTGCGCCCGGACGTCCGGGTGGTGGGGGTGCAGGCGGCCGGCGCCGCCGCGTACCCGCCCTCGCTGGCGGCCGGGCGGCCGGTGTCGCTGGAGCGGGTCGCCACCATGGCGGACGGCATCATGGTGGGCCGGCCCGGCGACATCCCGTTCGAGGTGGTGAACACGCTGGCCGACGGGGTGCTCACGGTCTCCGAGGACGCCCTGTCGCGGGCGCTGCTGGTCGGCCTGGAACGGCTGAAGCTGGTGGTCGAGCCGGCCGGGGCGAGCCCGATCGCGGCCCTGCTGGAGCGGCCGGAGGCCTGCGAGGGCCCGGTGGTGGCGGTGCTGTCCGGCGGCAACATCGATCCGCAGCTGATGCAGCGGGTGCTGCGGCACGGGCTGGCGGCGGCCGGCCGTTACCTCTCGCTGCGGGTGCGGCTGGCGGACAAGCCGGGTTCGCTGGCGGCGCTGCTGGCGGTGCTGACCAGGCTGGACGCCAACGTGCTGGACGTGGCGCACGTGCGGATCGACCCGCAGCTGGGCCTGGCCGAGGTGGAGGTGGACCTGCACCTGGAGACCAAGGGGCCGGAGCACTGCGCGGCGGTGATGGGGGAGCTGCGGGACGCGGGGTTCGTGGTCGCCCGCTGA
- a CDS encoding cystathionine gamma-synthase → MTEHQFSHGFETLAIHAGQEADPRTGAVVTPIYQVSTYKQDGVGGLREGYEYSRSANPTRTALEECLAALEGGARGLAFASGLAAEDTLLRTILKPGDHIVIPNDAYGGTFRLFAKVLTRWGVEFSVANTQDLADVRAQLRPNTRAVWVETPSNPLLGITDLTALAEVAHAAGALLVVDNTFASPYLQQPIALGADAVVHSTTKYMGGHSDVVGGALVLAEAGLGEEVAYHQNAMGAVSGPFDAWLVMRGIKTLGVRMDRHSANAEKVAELLAGHPKVHQVLYPGLPEHAGHDIAAKQMKAFGGMVSFRVNGGEEAAVEVCNRTELFTLGESLGGVESLIEHPGRMTHASVAGSALEVPADLVRVSVGIESIDDLLADLRQALG, encoded by the coding sequence ATGACCGAGCACCAGTTTTCCCACGGCTTCGAGACCCTCGCCATCCACGCGGGCCAGGAAGCAGACCCCCGGACCGGGGCCGTCGTCACGCCGATCTACCAGGTGTCCACGTACAAGCAGGACGGGGTGGGCGGCCTGCGGGAGGGCTACGAGTACAGCCGTTCCGCCAACCCCACCCGCACCGCTCTGGAGGAGTGCCTCGCTGCGCTGGAGGGCGGTGCCCGCGGCCTCGCCTTCGCCTCCGGCCTCGCCGCCGAGGACACCCTGCTGCGCACGATCCTCAAGCCGGGCGACCACATCGTCATCCCGAACGACGCCTACGGCGGCACGTTCCGGCTGTTCGCGAAGGTGCTGACCCGCTGGGGCGTGGAGTTCTCCGTCGCCAACACCCAGGACCTCGCGGACGTCCGCGCCCAGCTGCGCCCGAACACCCGGGCGGTGTGGGTGGAGACCCCGTCCAACCCGCTGCTGGGCATCACCGACCTGACCGCGCTGGCCGAGGTCGCGCACGCGGCGGGCGCGCTGCTGGTGGTCGACAACACCTTCGCCAGCCCGTACCTGCAGCAGCCGATCGCGCTCGGCGCGGACGCCGTGGTGCACTCCACCACCAAGTACATGGGCGGCCACTCGGACGTGGTCGGCGGCGCGCTCGTCCTCGCCGAGGCGGGTCTCGGCGAGGAGGTGGCCTACCACCAGAACGCCATGGGCGCGGTGTCCGGCCCGTTCGACGCGTGGCTGGTGATGCGCGGCATCAAGACGCTGGGCGTCCGGATGGACCGGCACAGCGCCAACGCCGAGAAGGTCGCCGAGCTGCTGGCCGGCCACCCCAAGGTGCACCAGGTGCTCTACCCCGGTCTGCCCGAGCACGCCGGGCACGACATCGCGGCCAAGCAGATGAAGGCGTTCGGCGGCATGGTGTCCTTCCGCGTCAACGGCGGCGAGGAGGCCGCGGTCGAGGTCTGCAACCGCACCGAGCTGTTCACCCTCGGCGAGTCGCTGGGCGGCGTGGAGTCGCTGATCGAGCACCCGGGCCGGATGACCCACGCCTCGGTGGCCGGCTCGGCGCTGGAGGTGCCCGCCGACCTCGTCCGGGTCTCGGTCGGCATCGAGTCGATCGACGACCTGCTGGCCGACCTGCGGCAGGCGCTCGGCTGA
- a CDS encoding DUF262 domain-containing protein, translating to MGDIEVVKDISVVPEVHFLEQVLERISQGELRVPKFQRPFLWRPEQMLQLFDSMERGYPMGSLLIWETTMPLESLDTIGGHRIPPAPEGAKVAYVLDGHQRLSTLFGVLHRSADAPRSTQQEDWMWWVYRPLVRSENDGLRYRHWKSGDEVPSHFLPMRSVLGTLDFLEYARKLSDVYASREEADRLTTESERIAKRVKNYKVSVVRMEGGTLQQAIEVFSRINSSGQKMRPDQMVSALTYGTIGSETLSDKMEEIKGRVAASGFGEIPIMTIFQTVLALSGEEDVQRDTSWETMARKVQDQLMTAVTDTDLILQQVVEFLRDEVRVPLARLVPYNIQIMLLAVFFHFSEKVEAEQRVKLRNWFWTTSLAGTFAGSTTTQVRKFITEMKAFAGGKGGLSYSGERARSFPERFDLRSARVRAYLLWDLQTFPERKNLDGGTANVLEQLATAHSETYRHVITQSGVPGPPAPPTGSS from the coding sequence ATGGGAGATATCGAGGTGGTCAAGGATATCTCGGTGGTGCCGGAGGTCCACTTCCTGGAGCAGGTGTTGGAGCGGATTTCGCAGGGTGAGCTGCGGGTGCCGAAGTTCCAGCGCCCTTTCCTGTGGCGCCCCGAGCAGATGCTGCAGCTATTCGACAGCATGGAGCGTGGCTATCCGATGGGAAGCCTGCTCATCTGGGAGACCACCATGCCGCTCGAAAGCCTCGACACCATCGGTGGGCACAGAATTCCACCAGCACCAGAGGGGGCGAAGGTTGCCTATGTGCTGGACGGTCATCAGCGGCTCTCGACCCTCTTCGGCGTCCTCCACCGCTCAGCCGACGCCCCACGGTCCACGCAGCAGGAGGACTGGATGTGGTGGGTCTACCGGCCGCTCGTCCGGTCGGAAAACGACGGCTTGCGCTACCGTCACTGGAAGAGTGGCGATGAGGTGCCCAGCCACTTCCTGCCCATGCGGTCGGTGCTGGGGACCCTGGACTTCCTTGAATACGCACGGAAGCTGTCTGATGTCTACGCCTCTCGCGAGGAGGCCGACCGCCTCACCACGGAGAGCGAGCGCATCGCGAAGCGGGTAAAAAACTACAAAGTCTCCGTTGTGCGCATGGAGGGTGGCACTCTCCAGCAGGCCATCGAGGTCTTTTCCAGGATCAACAGCAGCGGCCAGAAGATGCGTCCCGACCAGATGGTCTCCGCTCTGACCTACGGGACCATTGGCTCGGAGACACTCAGCGACAAGATGGAGGAGATCAAGGGACGGGTCGCCGCTTCTGGCTTCGGCGAGATCCCAATCATGACGATCTTTCAGACCGTCCTTGCGCTGTCCGGCGAGGAGGACGTACAGCGGGACACGTCCTGGGAGACCATGGCCCGCAAGGTCCAGGACCAGCTCATGACCGCAGTGACGGATACGGACCTGATCCTCCAGCAGGTGGTCGAGTTCCTGCGGGATGAGGTCCGGGTCCCGCTGGCCCGCTTGGTTCCTTACAACATCCAGATCATGCTGCTCGCCGTCTTCTTCCACTTCTCCGAAAAGGTCGAAGCGGAGCAGCGGGTCAAGCTCCGGAACTGGTTCTGGACAACGTCGCTGGCGGGCACCTTCGCCGGGTCCACCACCACCCAGGTCCGGAAATTCATCACGGAGATGAAGGCCTTCGCCGGGGGCAAGGGCGGGCTCAGCTACTCCGGCGAGCGGGCGCGTTCCTTCCCCGAGCGCTTCGACCTGCGCAGCGCGCGCGTGCGTGCCTACCTCCTCTGGGATCTGCAGACGTTCCCCGAGCGGAAGAATCTCGACGGCGGCACCGCCAACGTACTGGAGCAGCTCGCGACGGCACACAGCGAGACCTATCGACACGTCATCACTCAGAGCGGAGTCCCGGGGCCTCCAGCCCCGCCAACCGGATCGTCATGA
- a CDS encoding AAA family ATPase has translation MSLERFSLENYRCFREKQEVELGKITVVLGRNNSGKSAVVRALPLLSIGIRGDSPYPLDLDLVQGSTPRSRI, from the coding sequence GTGTCGCTGGAGAGGTTCTCGCTGGAGAACTATCGCTGCTTCAGAGAGAAGCAGGAGGTGGAGCTTGGCAAGATTACCGTCGTGCTGGGTCGGAACAATTCCGGCAAGAGCGCCGTCGTGCGAGCGCTCCCGCTTCTGTCCATCGGTATCCGTGGCGACTCCCCGTATCCGCTAGACCTGGACCTGGTCCAGGGCTCCACCCCTCGTTCGCGGATCTGA
- a CDS encoding AAA family ATPase, whose translation MNTLLENILPGWLLEVTDVGSGMYIPKLRSQRDRDLVVHIDDVGTGVVQFLPIVIQRAADRVESPAGPVIEIVEEPELHLHPSAHAAIADLYVDAVQESQVRFLVETHSENFLLRLRRRVAERKLSPDDVKIYFVEQAEGAATLRKIEVDALGNLDYWPRGVFAEDFEEVRALADAQANRINDAR comes from the coding sequence GTGAACACTCTGCTGGAGAACATCCTGCCCGGCTGGCTCCTTGAAGTCACCGACGTCGGCTCCGGGATGTACATTCCCAAGCTACGTTCCCAGCGCGACCGCGATCTCGTCGTCCACATCGATGACGTCGGCACCGGCGTGGTCCAGTTCCTGCCGATAGTGATCCAACGGGCCGCAGACCGCGTGGAGTCGCCCGCTGGGCCTGTGATCGAGATCGTGGAGGAGCCCGAACTTCATCTCCATCCTTCGGCGCACGCCGCGATCGCCGATCTCTATGTCGACGCCGTGCAGGAGTCGCAGGTGCGCTTCCTGGTGGAGACGCACAGCGAGAACTTCCTCCTTAGACTGCGCCGACGGGTTGCGGAGCGGAAGCTGTCGCCGGATGACGTGAAGATCTACTTCGTCGAACAGGCCGAGGGAGCCGCTACCCTGCGAAAGATCGAAGTGGATGCTCTCGGCAACCTCGACTACTGGCCGCGGGGAGTCTTCGCGGAGGACTTCGAGGAGGTGCGCGCCCTCGCGGACGCGCAGGCGAATCGGATCAACGATGCGCGTTGA
- a CDS encoding DUF4307 domain-containing protein: MDSSPTTSAPPEGRYSRRSDAEADRRLRIAAVVCGVLFVGLVAWFGASYVLRESAMSGTVPTFQAVSDQEMQLQLSVTKNAGTGGVCTVRSMSVDKTVVGQSDFRVPAAGSSYSAIVTLRTTARGTTAELLGCTPDK; the protein is encoded by the coding sequence ATGGACTCCAGCCCTACGACCTCCGCGCCGCCGGAGGGCCGCTACAGCCGCCGCTCGGACGCGGAGGCGGACCGCCGGCTGCGGATCGCCGCGGTGGTCTGCGGGGTGCTGTTCGTCGGCCTGGTGGCCTGGTTCGGCGCCTCGTACGTGCTGCGGGAGTCCGCGATGAGCGGCACCGTCCCGACCTTCCAGGCGGTTTCCGACCAGGAGATGCAGCTGCAGCTGTCGGTGACGAAGAATGCGGGCACCGGCGGCGTCTGCACGGTACGGTCGATGAGCGTGGACAAGACGGTGGTCGGCCAGTCCGACTTCCGCGTGCCGGCCGCGGGCAGTAGTTACTCGGCGATCGTGACCCTTCGCACCACGGCCCGCGGCACCACCGCCGAGCTGCTCGGCTGCACCCCGGACAAGTAG
- a CDS encoding PIN domain-containing protein, which produces MKEQPARSLVLDSEALSLLLGNDRGMAARIEASRQVGVPVLVSALTIVEAAQGKTDLARLKWVLSRLRVEPVIQEDALTAVALLRDGGGLHGHKYAIDALVAALALRAPAPVIVLTSDRDDWSKLCGSRVIIREV; this is translated from the coding sequence ATGAAGGAGCAGCCGGCCCGCTCTCTGGTGCTCGACTCCGAGGCGCTCTCCCTGCTCCTGGGCAACGACCGCGGGATGGCAGCTCGCATCGAGGCATCCCGACAGGTCGGAGTACCTGTCCTGGTGTCGGCGCTGACCATCGTCGAAGCCGCACAGGGAAAGACCGACCTGGCGCGCTTGAAGTGGGTGCTCTCTCGGCTGCGGGTGGAACCGGTCATCCAGGAGGACGCGCTGACCGCGGTGGCGCTGCTCCGGGACGGCGGCGGGCTGCACGGACACAAATACGCCATCGACGCTCTCGTCGCCGCTCTCGCGCTACGGGCCCCGGCCCCCGTGATCGTGCTGACCTCCGACCGCGACGACTGGTCGAAGCTCTGCGGAAGCCGCGTGATCATCAGAGAGGTGTGA
- a CDS encoding ABC transporter permease — MTATTTTGGAIGQAVPRQRTGLAAMAHDSWVVARRNLRRMTRIPEIVVFGLMQPVMFVLLFSYVMGGAIQIPGTSASHDTYIQFLMAGIFAQTVTFAVAGASAGIAEDMTKGLVDRFRSLPMTRSAVLVGRTLADLVQTAFTLLVLALVALLVGWRIHEGLPKALAAFGLLLLLGYAFSWIGALIGLSVRSPEAATSAGLIWLFPLTFISNAFVPVSSMPGWLQPIAYWNPFSATVQACRELFGNQVGPTPDSWPMQHAVPVSVVWSLVIMAVFSWLSVRKYRSAAG; from the coding sequence ATGACGGCGACCACCACCACCGGCGGCGCCATCGGCCAGGCCGTCCCCCGCCAGCGCACCGGCCTCGCGGCCATGGCCCACGACTCCTGGGTCGTCGCCAGGCGCAACCTGCGCCGGATGACCCGGATCCCCGAGATCGTGGTCTTCGGCCTGATGCAGCCGGTGATGTTCGTGCTGCTCTTCTCGTACGTGATGGGCGGTGCCATCCAGATCCCCGGGACGAGCGCCAGCCACGACACCTACATCCAGTTCCTGATGGCCGGCATCTTCGCGCAGACCGTCACCTTCGCGGTGGCCGGCGCCTCGGCCGGCATCGCGGAGGACATGACCAAGGGCCTGGTCGACCGCTTCCGCTCGCTGCCGATGACCCGCTCCGCGGTGCTGGTCGGGCGCACCCTCGCCGACCTGGTGCAGACCGCCTTCACCCTGCTGGTGCTGGCCCTGGTCGCGCTGCTGGTCGGCTGGCGGATCCACGAGGGCCTCCCCAAAGCGCTCGCCGCCTTCGGCCTGCTGCTCCTGCTGGGCTACGCCTTCTCCTGGATCGGCGCGCTGATCGGCCTGTCGGTGCGCAGTCCCGAGGCGGCCACCTCGGCCGGCCTGATCTGGCTGTTCCCGCTGACCTTCATCTCCAACGCGTTCGTGCCGGTCAGTTCGATGCCGGGCTGGCTCCAGCCGATCGCCTACTGGAACCCGTTCTCGGCGACCGTCCAGGCCTGCCGCGAACTGTTCGGCAACCAGGTCGGCCCGACCCCGGACTCCTGGCCGATGCAGCACGCCGTGCCGGTCTCGGTGGTCTGGTCGCTGGTGATCATGGCGGTGTTCTCCTGGCTGTCGGTGCGCAAGTACCGCTCCGCGGCGGGCTGA